One Gammaproteobacteria bacterium DNA window includes the following coding sequences:
- the thiO gene encoding glycine oxidase ThiO has product MTDFIIIGGGVIGLLTAYELNRAGAKVTVLERSSIGTESSWAGGGILSPLYPWRYSEPVSALAHWSQQHYASFCQTLFNETSIDPEWTQNGLLMLDSDEQKMAIKWAIRHKAHIEKLHASDISCCEPLVKFKSNALWMPNVAQVRNPQLLKSLKALLTQNSVHLKEHCDVKKLMVTDGSIIGVQTKAEKINADNVIIASGAWSAELLKPLGTELNVNPVRGQMILFKTPPKLISRIVMHQGHYVIPRRDGHTLVGSTVEHVGFEKETTQQALSVLHKAALRIIPELSNYPIKRHWAGLRPSAPEGVPFIGKHPTIQGLYVNAGHFRNGVVLGPASAHLLADIALRRTPIVNSEPYKVVPRNQTVV; this is encoded by the coding sequence ATGACAGACTTTATTATTATTGGCGGCGGTGTTATCGGCCTGTTGACAGCTTACGAACTTAATCGTGCCGGGGCAAAAGTTACCGTGCTTGAACGCAGTTCAATCGGCACTGAATCTTCATGGGCGGGCGGTGGCATTCTATCGCCACTCTATCCGTGGCGCTACAGCGAACCCGTCAGCGCACTCGCTCATTGGAGCCAACAGCACTATGCTTCATTTTGCCAGACACTTTTCAATGAAACCAGCATTGACCCTGAATGGACTCAAAACGGCCTGCTCATGCTTGATTCCGATGAGCAGAAGATGGCTATAAAGTGGGCCATACGCCATAAAGCGCATATTGAAAAGTTACATGCCAGTGATATTTCTTGTTGTGAACCGCTCGTTAAATTCAAGAGTAACGCATTATGGATGCCAAATGTCGCTCAGGTACGTAATCCACAACTATTAAAATCACTCAAAGCCCTGTTGACTCAGAATAGTGTTCATTTAAAAGAGCATTGTGATGTTAAAAAATTAATGGTCACTGATGGCTCCATAATTGGCGTACAAACAAAAGCTGAAAAAATCAATGCAGATAACGTTATTATCGCCAGTGGTGCATGGAGTGCAGAACTCTTAAAACCACTCGGAACAGAGCTCAACGTTAACCCTGTTAGGGGGCAGATGATTTTATTCAAAACGCCACCGAAATTAATTTCACGAATTGTGATGCATCAAGGACACTATGTGATTCCACGTCGTGATGGCCACACATTAGTTGGCAGTACCGTTGAACACGTTGGGTTTGAAAAAGAGACAACACAGCAGGCTTTATCAGTCCTGCACAAAGCAGCACTGCGTATCATTCCAGAACTTTCAAATTATCCTATAAAAAGGCACTGGGCTGGTTTACGGCCAAGCGCTCCTGAAGGTGTGCCCTTTATTGGAAAACACCCGACAATACAAGGGCTTTATGTCAATGCTGGGCATTTTCGTAATGGTGTTGTGCTAGGCCCTGCTTCTGCGCATTTGTTGGCTGACATTGCTTTAAGGCGCACACCTATTGTTAACTCAGAGCCTTATAAAGTGGTTCCCAGAAATCAGACAGTAGTTTAA
- a CDS encoding FAD-dependent oxidoreductase, with product MNYRKILLVLTLAVLVYSFFAFDITKYLSLDFIKLQHAAIEGYYQTHPLLTAFAFFGLYIAVTALSLPGAVIMTLAGGAIFGLLWGFVIVSFASTIGATLAFLVSRFLLRDTVQSRFGDHLSAINQGVEKEGAFYLFTLRLVPLFPFFIINLLMGLTPIRTSTFYLVSQLGMLAGTLVFVNAGTQLAKIDSLQGILSPGLIFSFILLGVFPWIAKKIVTAVKARKALKGYPKPKKFDRNIVVIGGGSAGLVTSYIAAAIKAEVTLIEKHKMGGDCLNTGCIPSKALIKSAKFVAHQKRATALGFKSAHVEFEFSDVMERVQRVIKQIEPHDSVQRYQGLGVDVIQGVAKITSPYTVEVNGQTLTTKNIVIATGARPFVPKIPGIDDVGYLTSDTIWNLRKQPKRLLVLGGGPIGCELAQAFARLGSSVIQVQRGERIMEREDPEISDRVMARFINEGVDVRVNHSAKAFRVEGDRKIVICEHQGQDVEIEFDEVLVALGRAANVTGFGLEELGVTLSGRRSVEVNDFLQTNFPNIYACGDVAGPYQFTHTAAHQAWYAAVNALFSGFKSFKVDYSVIPWATFTEPEVARVGLNELEAIDQNIAYEVTTYDIEDLDRAIADEEAHGVVKVLTVPGKDKILGVTIVGEHAGDVIAEYVTAMRYGLGLNKILGTIHIYPTLTEANKYAAGEWKRAHAPQKLLQWVKRFHVWRLG from the coding sequence ATGAATTATCGCAAAATTCTACTCGTTTTAACGCTTGCTGTATTGGTTTATAGCTTTTTTGCTTTTGATATTACAAAGTATTTGAGTTTAGATTTTATCAAATTACAGCACGCAGCGATTGAGGGATATTACCAGACACATCCATTGCTCACTGCATTTGCCTTTTTTGGGCTTTATATTGCCGTGACGGCGCTCTCTTTACCAGGGGCGGTCATTATGACACTGGCAGGGGGAGCTATCTTTGGCTTGCTATGGGGCTTTGTGATTGTCTCTTTTGCTTCCACGATCGGCGCAACACTGGCTTTCCTTGTTTCTCGGTTTTTGTTACGAGATACAGTGCAAAGCCGATTTGGTGATCATTTGAGTGCGATTAATCAAGGCGTCGAAAAAGAGGGTGCATTTTATCTCTTTACATTGAGGTTGGTACCACTCTTTCCATTCTTTATTATCAATCTGTTGATGGGGCTAACACCTATTCGCACATCGACTTTTTACCTTGTCAGCCAGCTCGGGATGTTGGCAGGTACGTTGGTTTTTGTGAATGCAGGAACGCAATTGGCTAAAATAGATTCTTTGCAGGGCATTCTCTCTCCGGGATTGATTTTTTCCTTTATTTTATTAGGTGTTTTTCCTTGGATTGCCAAAAAAATAGTGACGGCTGTTAAAGCTAGAAAAGCCTTAAAGGGCTATCCCAAGCCTAAAAAGTTTGATCGTAATATTGTTGTTATTGGCGGTGGTTCGGCGGGTTTGGTGACCTCTTATATTGCGGCTGCAATTAAAGCTGAAGTGACGCTGATTGAAAAACATAAAATGGGAGGCGACTGCCTCAATACAGGTTGTATTCCTTCTAAAGCCTTAATCAAATCAGCCAAATTTGTTGCACATCAAAAGCGTGCAACAGCATTAGGTTTTAAATCTGCCCATGTCGAGTTTGAATTTTCTGATGTGATGGAACGCGTGCAACGGGTGATTAAACAGATTGAGCCGCACGACTCTGTCCAGCGTTATCAAGGTTTAGGCGTTGATGTCATTCAAGGGGTCGCGAAAATTACTTCGCCGTATACCGTTGAAGTGAATGGTCAGACATTGACGACAAAAAATATCGTAATTGCGACGGGCGCACGACCTTTTGTACCAAAAATTCCAGGGATTGATGATGTCGGTTATTTAACCTCGGATACGATATGGAATCTTCGAAAACAACCTAAGCGACTTTTGGTGCTTGGTGGAGGGCCGATTGGTTGTGAATTGGCGCAGGCTTTTGCTCGGCTTGGTTCATCGGTGATACAAGTTCAACGTGGTGAGCGCATCATGGAGCGTGAAGACCCTGAAATTTCAGACCGAGTGATGGCGCGGTTTATCAATGAAGGAGTGGATGTGCGCGTTAATCACTCTGCGAAAGCATTTCGAGTGGAAGGTGACCGTAAAATAGTAATTTGTGAACACCAAGGTCAAGATGTTGAGATTGAATTTGATGAGGTGTTAGTGGCTCTAGGGCGGGCGGCGAATGTGACAGGTTTTGGCCTGGAAGAGCTGGGTGTGACATTGAGCGGACGGCGCAGTGTTGAGGTGAATGATTTTTTGCAAACCAATTTTCCAAATATCTACGCATGTGGGGATGTGGCGGGGCCATATCAGTTTACACATACCGCAGCGCATCAGGCCTGGTATGCAGCGGTCAATGCTCTATTTAGTGGTTTCAAATCATTCAAAGTTGATTATTCAGTCATCCCGTGGGCGACATTTACAGAGCCAGAAGTGGCGAGAGTCGGGCTGAATGAACTCGAAGCGATTGATCAAAATATCGCTTATGAAGTCACAACGTATGATATTGAGGATCTGGATCGAGCCATTGCTGATGAAGAGGCGCATGGTGTGGTTAAAGTATTAACCGTGCCGGGAAAAGATAAAATTCTTGGGGTTACGATTGTTGGAGAGCATGCCGGTGATGTGATCGCTGAGTATGTGACTGCGATGCGTTATGGTCTTGGCTTAAATAAAATTTTAGGTACGATTCATATCTACCCGACACTGACTGAGGCCAATAAATACGCGGCGGGCGAATGGAAGCGTGCTCATGCACCGCAGAAATTGTTGCAATGGGTTAAACGCTTTCATGTCTGGCGATTGGGGTGA